One Sodalinema gerasimenkoae IPPAS B-353 DNA segment encodes these proteins:
- the hemJ gene encoding protoporphyrinogen oxidase HemJ — protein MAYLWYKAFHLIGIVVWFAGLFYLVRLFIYHVEADAEPEPARSILKNQYQIMEKRLYHIITTPGMIVTAAMAIGIISTNPEIMKSSWLHIKLGFVALLIGYHFYCRSLMKKLEKGECNWTSKQLRALNEAPTLLLLVIVMLAVFKNNFPTTTAPWLVFGAVILMAATIQLYARKRRLDKERLSLDS, from the coding sequence ATGGCTTACTTGTGGTACAAAGCATTTCATCTCATTGGCATCGTGGTCTGGTTCGCTGGACTGTTTTATCTGGTCCGTTTGTTTATCTATCACGTTGAAGCCGATGCCGAACCCGAACCCGCCCGTTCCATCCTTAAAAATCAATATCAAATCATGGAAAAGCGGTTATACCACATTATCACAACGCCAGGAATGATTGTAACCGCAGCCATGGCGATCGGCATTATTAGCACCAATCCCGAGATTATGAAGTCCAGTTGGCTTCATATTAAGTTAGGATTTGTGGCTCTACTAATTGGCTATCATTTCTATTGTCGCTCCTTGATGAAAAAGTTGGAAAAGGGGGAATGCAACTGGACCAGTAAACAGCTTCGCGCCCTCAATGAAGCCCCAACATTACTCTTGTTAGTGATTGTTATGTTAGCGGTCTTCAAAAACAACTTCCCCACCACAACTGCCCCCTGGCTCGTCTTCGGTGCAGTCATCCTAATGGCAGCCACCATTCAACTTTACGCCCGCAAACGTCGCCTCGACAAAGAACGACTCAGCCTAGACAGTTAA
- a CDS encoding anhydro-N-acetylmuramic acid kinase produces MPQQSPDSIIPDPETPIRVIGLMSGTSIDGVDAAFVELQGGRSPLKLKLLAAETFPYEHIAAPNLRSQLLAAASNEPLPLSQLAQLDDAIAHAFAHAAQRIQTHHPPAQLIGSHGQTVFHAPPSPPKHLGYSLQLGRGAVIAQQSGLPTVSNFRAADIAAGGQGAPLVPPIDACLLAHPQRDRCVQNLGGIGNVTYLPAGCSQNVEGVLGWDTGPANILIDLAIRQLTNGEQQYDQNGQWAASGTPDSDLVQQWLKHPFFRQPPPKSTGREDFGPQLLQQYHQQAQHLSPADWLATLTDFTAATIADSYKRFLPQLPQDVILCGGGSRNPYLKSRLQTHLPQVTLSNSDDWGLNADFKEAIAFAILAYWRIQGHPGNLPSVTGATKPVPLGDIHHP; encoded by the coding sequence ATGCCGCAGCAAAGTCCGGACTCGATCATACCTGACCCCGAGACCCCCATTCGCGTCATCGGCCTCATGAGTGGAACCTCCATCGATGGCGTCGATGCTGCATTCGTGGAACTCCAGGGTGGGCGATCGCCCCTGAAACTCAAGCTTCTAGCCGCCGAAACCTTCCCCTACGAACACATCGCCGCCCCCAACCTGCGATCGCAACTCCTTGCCGCCGCCAGCAACGAACCCCTACCCCTCAGCCAACTGGCACAACTCGACGATGCGATCGCCCATGCCTTCGCCCACGCCGCCCAACGCATCCAAACCCACCACCCCCCCGCCCAACTCATTGGGTCCCACGGACAAACCGTCTTCCACGCCCCACCCTCCCCTCCCAAACATCTCGGCTACAGCCTCCAGCTCGGCCGTGGCGCCGTCATCGCCCAGCAATCTGGACTCCCTACTGTCAGTAACTTTCGCGCCGCCGATATCGCCGCTGGCGGGCAAGGTGCGCCCCTCGTTCCCCCCATCGACGCCTGCTTACTCGCCCATCCCCAGCGCGATCGCTGCGTCCAGAACCTCGGCGGCATCGGCAACGTCACCTATCTCCCCGCCGGATGTAGTCAAAACGTCGAGGGAGTCCTCGGCTGGGACACCGGCCCCGCCAACATCCTCATTGACCTCGCCATCCGTCAACTCACCAACGGCGAACAACAGTACGACCAAAACGGTCAGTGGGCCGCCTCCGGAACCCCAGACTCTGACTTAGTCCAACAGTGGCTTAAGCATCCCTTTTTCCGCCAACCTCCCCCCAAATCCACCGGCCGCGAAGACTTCGGCCCCCAACTCTTGCAGCAGTATCATCAGCAAGCCCAACATCTCAGCCCCGCTGACTGGCTAGCCACCCTCACCGACTTCACCGCCGCCACAATCGCCGACAGTTACAAACGCTTTCTCCCTCAACTCCCCCAAGACGTGATCCTCTGCGGCGGTGGAAGTCGCAACCCCTACCTAAAATCCCGTCTACAAACCCATCTCCCCCAAGTCACCCTCTCCAACAGCGACGACTGGGGACTCAACGCCGACTTCAAAGAAGCGATCGCCTTCGCCATCCTCGCCTACTGGCGCATCCAAGGTCATCCCGGCAACCTCCCCAGCGTCACCGGCGCCACCAAACCCGTCCCCCTCGGCGACATCCACCACCCCTAA
- the tpiA gene encoding triose-phosphate isomerase, whose product MRKTVLAGNWKMYKTQAEALEFLKGFVSHLEDTPDERDVILCVPYTALGSLSKNLHGGRVRLGAQNVHWEDCGAFTGEISAPMLTELGVDYVVVGHSERREYFGETDETVNRRLKAAQAGGLTPILCVGETKAQRDAGETEAHIFSQLEQDLVDVDQNKLIIAYEPIWAIGTGDTCEAAEANRVIGLIRSKLTNADVPIQYGGSVKPANVDEIMAQPEIDGALVGGASLEPESFARIVNYKA is encoded by the coding sequence GTGCGGAAAACTGTTCTAGCTGGTAACTGGAAAATGTACAAAACCCAGGCCGAAGCCCTGGAGTTTTTGAAGGGGTTTGTCTCTCACCTCGAAGACACTCCCGATGAGCGAGATGTGATTCTCTGTGTTCCTTACACCGCTTTGGGAAGCCTCTCGAAGAACTTGCATGGGGGACGGGTGCGTCTTGGCGCTCAGAATGTCCATTGGGAAGACTGCGGTGCCTTCACTGGTGAAATCTCCGCCCCCATGCTGACGGAGTTAGGGGTCGATTACGTGGTTGTTGGCCATAGTGAACGCCGGGAGTATTTCGGGGAAACCGATGAAACCGTCAACCGTCGCCTCAAAGCCGCCCAAGCTGGGGGACTCACCCCGATTCTCTGTGTCGGCGAAACCAAGGCCCAACGAGATGCAGGAGAAACAGAAGCCCATATCTTCTCTCAGTTGGAGCAAGATTTGGTGGATGTGGATCAAAATAAACTGATTATCGCCTATGAACCCATTTGGGCCATCGGCACCGGCGATACCTGTGAGGCAGCCGAAGCCAATCGCGTCATTGGCTTGATTCGCTCCAAACTCACCAATGCAGATGTTCCCATTCAATATGGTGGTTCCGTCAAACCCGCCAACGTGGATGAGATTATGGCTCAACCCGAAATTGACGGGGCCCTCGTTGGAGGCGCTAGTTTGGAACCGGAAAGCTTTGCCCGCATTGTCAACTACAAAGCCTAG
- the cysH gene encoding phosphoadenosine phosphosulfate reductase: MTVITPDKTALDLDRANQHLDNANASDIVAWAAQTFGDGLVMSSSFGIQAAVMLHLVTQVKPDIPVIWVDTGYLPPETYQFAEDLQQRLNLNLHIYQSPVSPARMEALYGKLWEQEDVAALNRYDAIRKVEPMQRALRELGATAWLAGLRANQTQHRRNLRPIELQGDYYKVFPILDWSSKDVYEYLMANDLPYHPYFDLGYTTVGDWHSSRPVTSDDDHERDTRFRGLKQECGLHLPESDGESESLDSSSL, translated from the coding sequence ATGACCGTCATCACCCCCGACAAAACCGCTCTCGATCTCGACCGCGCCAATCAACATCTTGACAACGCCAACGCCAGCGACATTGTGGCCTGGGCGGCCCAAACCTTTGGCGATGGCCTAGTCATGAGTAGCAGTTTCGGGATTCAGGCGGCGGTCATGTTGCACCTCGTGACTCAAGTGAAACCCGATATCCCCGTCATTTGGGTTGACACTGGCTATCTGCCCCCAGAAACCTATCAGTTTGCCGAAGACTTACAACAACGGCTGAACCTCAACCTGCATATCTACCAATCTCCCGTCAGCCCCGCCCGCATGGAAGCCCTCTACGGCAAACTCTGGGAACAGGAAGACGTCGCCGCCCTCAACCGCTACGATGCCATTCGTAAAGTTGAACCCATGCAGCGGGCCCTACGGGAACTCGGGGCCACCGCCTGGCTAGCGGGACTGCGGGCCAACCAAACTCAACATCGCCGCAACCTGCGTCCCATCGAACTCCAGGGAGACTATTACAAAGTCTTCCCCATCCTCGATTGGTCTTCAAAAGATGTCTATGAATATCTGATGGCCAACGATTTACCCTATCACCCCTATTTTGACCTCGGCTATACCACCGTCGGCGATTGGCATTCTAGCCGCCCCGTCACTTCTGATGATGACCATGAACGGGATACCCGCTTCCGAGGACTGAAACAAGAATGTGGCTTACATCTGCCTGAAAGTGACGGAGAATCCGAAAGCCTCGATTCGAGTTCCCTCTAA
- a CDS encoding adenylate/guanylate cyclase domain-containing protein, protein MTSSPVQRRNVMRDEDKPKEQLIHELALLRQRVEALETQQQPQESSLTDETLQSQLEERTAALVEANDQLVAEIVKHTRAEQALRSAKEQLEAVLEAVPGVVSWISRDLRYLGVNHQLAQMFEAEPETFVGKDIGFLRASHDFQDFMKSFFESNADDATCEVSTQVHGELRDFLIVAQKYDGDRAAFTVGIDITERRQAENDLRAAKDQLQAILEAVPGMVSWISRDLRYLGVNRHLAQTYNLPPEAFVNQEIGFLQTSDLFQGVLEEFFASEATEHCQEITAKVYGETHSYLIAAQKYDEGRAAFTVGIDITERHRAVQALKEAEAKYRDLFENAVEGIYQIDPNGNYLNANPALARIYGYESAQSLINNLSCGDRLLYVDIQKREHFLETLHQQGRIIGFEQEIYRQDGTIVWISENARLVWDDEGNHLLYYEGTIEDITERKRAEEALQQANEDLESRVEERTAALRQSNERLMLEIGERQRIEAALRKSEAELRALFEAMTDTIAVFDAQGRYVKIVSTNSEVLYSPTEDRIGKSVYEVLPPTQASIFVSHIQRALNRGQTVNLEYNLEVEDPDNQETSEVWFAATVSPLPDNCVIWVARNITERRRVLNALQEAEEKYRSIFENAAEGIYQTTPQGQYISANPALIQMYGYESLEDLQANVQDVSQDLYVDSDRRLEFIRCLDDAGSIVEFELQVRCKDNRIIWTSENARTVRDRQGRVLYYEGTVQEITKRKLAEEALRVEQEKSESLLLNVLPRKIAEQLKQDQTSIAERFEEATIMFADLVDFTTVSAQMPPSKLVAILNEIFSTFDQLALAYQLEKIKTIGDAYMVAGGLPMPMENHAGAIAEMALEMQWAIDEFNRENHLSFQLRIGINTGPVVAGVIGIRKFAYDLWGDTVNVASRMESQGQAGKIQVTQKTYEMLQDRYIFESRGLLDIKGRGEMKTYWLCDRRGDV, encoded by the coding sequence ATGACTTCCTCACCCGTTCAACGACGCAACGTCATGAGAGACGAAGATAAACCCAAGGAACAACTGATTCATGAGTTAGCCCTTCTCCGTCAACGTGTTGAAGCTTTAGAAACCCAGCAGCAACCCCAGGAGTCCTCGTTAACGGATGAGACGTTGCAATCTCAACTCGAAGAACGCACCGCTGCATTGGTTGAGGCCAATGATCAACTCGTGGCGGAAATTGTCAAGCATACTCGGGCCGAACAAGCCTTACGGTCGGCAAAAGAGCAACTTGAGGCGGTTCTCGAGGCGGTTCCGGGGGTGGTGTCTTGGATTAGCCGAGATTTGCGCTATTTGGGGGTCAATCATCAATTAGCCCAGATGTTTGAGGCGGAACCGGAGACCTTCGTCGGCAAAGATATTGGCTTTTTGCGCGCCAGTCATGACTTCCAAGATTTCATGAAGTCATTTTTTGAGAGTAATGCCGATGATGCCACCTGTGAAGTCTCGACGCAGGTTCATGGGGAACTGCGGGATTTCCTGATTGTGGCCCAGAAATACGATGGCGATCGCGCGGCGTTTACGGTGGGCATAGACATCACAGAACGTCGTCAGGCAGAAAATGACCTACGGGCCGCTAAAGACCAACTCCAGGCGATTCTAGAGGCGGTTCCGGGGATGGTGTCCTGGATTAGCCGTGACTTGCGCTATCTCGGGGTCAATCGTCATCTGGCCCAAACCTATAATCTGCCGCCGGAAGCCTTTGTGAATCAGGAGATTGGCTTCTTACAAACCAGTGATCTCTTCCAGGGGGTCCTTGAGGAGTTCTTTGCCAGTGAGGCGACGGAACATTGCCAGGAAATTACGGCCAAAGTTTATGGCGAAACCCATAGTTATCTGATTGCAGCCCAAAAATATGACGAAGGGCGGGCCGCCTTTACCGTAGGAATTGATATTACGGAACGTCATCGAGCGGTTCAAGCCCTCAAGGAAGCGGAAGCCAAATATCGCGACTTATTCGAAAATGCCGTTGAGGGGATTTATCAGATTGACCCCAATGGCAACTATCTTAATGCCAATCCTGCCTTGGCTCGGATTTATGGGTATGAGTCGGCCCAAAGTTTAATCAATAATCTCAGTTGTGGCGATCGCCTCCTTTATGTAGATATTCAAAAACGAGAACATTTTCTAGAGACGCTTCATCAACAGGGGCGAATTATTGGCTTTGAACAGGAAATTTATCGTCAAGATGGAACTATTGTTTGGATTTCCGAAAATGCCCGTTTAGTTTGGGATGACGAGGGAAATCATCTCTTGTATTACGAGGGAACCATTGAGGATATTACGGAACGGAAACGAGCCGAAGAAGCCTTACAACAAGCTAACGAGGACCTTGAAAGTCGAGTCGAAGAACGCACGGCTGCTTTGCGTCAATCGAACGAACGACTGATGTTAGAAATTGGAGAACGTCAGCGAATTGAAGCAGCCCTACGTAAATCGGAAGCCGAGTTACGGGCCCTATTTGAAGCAATGACAGATACCATTGCGGTGTTCGATGCCCAAGGACGCTACGTTAAGATTGTCTCAACGAATTCTGAAGTGCTGTATAGTCCGACAGAAGACCGCATCGGCAAAAGTGTTTATGAGGTTCTCCCGCCTACTCAAGCCAGTATTTTTGTCAGTCATATTCAGCGAGCCTTAAATCGAGGTCAAACGGTTAACTTAGAGTACAATCTTGAGGTTGAAGACCCAGATAATCAAGAGACTTCTGAGGTGTGGTTTGCGGCAACTGTTTCGCCGTTACCGGATAACTGTGTGATTTGGGTTGCCCGCAACATCACCGAGCGTCGCCGAGTTTTAAATGCCTTACAAGAAGCTGAAGAGAAGTATCGCAGTATTTTCGAGAATGCGGCGGAGGGAATTTATCAAACCACCCCTCAGGGGCAATATATTAGTGCGAATCCGGCACTAATTCAGATGTATGGCTATGAGTCTTTGGAAGACTTACAGGCAAATGTACAGGATGTGAGCCAGGATTTATATGTTGATAGCGATCGCCGCCTAGAATTTATTCGTTGTTTGGACGATGCAGGCTCAATTGTTGAGTTTGAATTACAGGTACGTTGCAAAGATAACCGTATTATTTGGACTTCAGAAAATGCCCGGACTGTCAGAGATCGTCAGGGGCGTGTGCTGTACTATGAGGGAACTGTTCAAGAAATTACGAAGCGCAAACTAGCAGAAGAAGCCCTACGGGTGGAACAGGAGAAGTCAGAAAGTTTACTGCTGAATGTGCTACCGCGTAAAATTGCCGAACAACTGAAACAAGACCAAACCTCCATCGCTGAACGGTTTGAGGAAGCCACGATTATGTTTGCGGATTTGGTGGACTTTACCACGGTCTCGGCCCAGATGCCACCGTCGAAATTGGTGGCGATATTGAACGAGATTTTTTCAACCTTTGACCAGTTGGCGTTGGCCTATCAGCTAGAAAAAATAAAAACCATTGGTGATGCGTATATGGTGGCTGGGGGACTGCCGATGCCGATGGAGAATCATGCCGGGGCCATTGCTGAAATGGCCTTAGAAATGCAATGGGCTATTGATGAGTTTAACCGAGAAAATCATCTCTCTTTCCAACTGCGAATTGGCATCAACACTGGCCCCGTAGTCGCTGGGGTGATTGGGATTCGCAAATTTGCCTATGATTTATGGGGAGATACGGTCAATGTAGCCAGCCGCATGGAGTCCCAAGGACAGGCGGGCAAAATCCAGGTGACTCAGAAAACCTATGAGATGCTACAAGACCGCTATATTTTTGAGTCTCGGGGACTGTTAGACATTAAAGGACGAGGCGAGATGAAAACCTATTGGTTGTGCGATCGCCGAGGGGATGTTTGA
- a CDS encoding succinate dehydrogenase/fumarate reductase flavoprotein subunit: protein MLQHDVIIVGGGLAGSRAAVEIARTDAQLNIAVVAKTHPIRSHSVAAQGGIAATLKNVDSQDSWKAHAFDTVKGSDYLADQDAVALLTQEAPNVVIDLEHMGVLFSRLEDGRIAQRAFGGHSHNRTCYAADKTGHAILHELVNNLRRYGVTIYDEWYVMRPIIEEGEAKGLVMYHLESGRVEVVRAKAVMFATGGYGRAFNTTSNDYASTGDGLGMAAVAGLPLEDMEFVQFHPTGLYPVGVLISEAVRGEGAYLRNAHGDRFMEQYAPSKMELAPRDITSRAIATEIRQGRGINPDGSPGGSYVHLDLRHMGREKIMSRVPFCWEEAHRLVGVDAVNDPMPVRPTAHYSMGGIPTNTRGQVRLGPEGFVSGFYAAGECACVSVHGGNRLGSNSLLECVVYGKLTGAAIAEDVQSRKLPELEEQPYIEEAQRRLQELCDRQGEYRINQVRQRLQDTMSEFCGVFRSQELMQQGLDELGAIAQQVQQIHLDDRGTLWNTELIEAMELDNLLIVAQTILYSAFNRQESRGAHFREDYPSRNDGEFLHHTLAYHSAAGVDIVPMAVNLSLFEPQERKY, encoded by the coding sequence ATGCTGCAACATGATGTCATTATCGTCGGTGGCGGACTCGCCGGAAGCCGCGCCGCCGTTGAAATCGCCCGCACAGACGCCCAGCTCAACATTGCCGTCGTCGCTAAAACCCATCCCATCCGATCGCACTCCGTCGCCGCCCAGGGAGGCATCGCCGCCACCCTCAAAAACGTCGATTCTCAAGACTCCTGGAAAGCCCACGCCTTTGATACCGTCAAAGGATCGGATTATCTCGCCGATCAGGATGCCGTCGCCTTACTCACCCAAGAAGCCCCCAATGTCGTCATCGACTTGGAACATATGGGGGTGTTGTTCTCCCGCCTAGAGGATGGCCGCATCGCCCAACGGGCCTTTGGCGGCCATTCCCATAACCGCACCTGTTACGCCGCCGATAAAACCGGCCATGCCATTCTTCATGAACTCGTCAACAACCTCCGTCGCTATGGGGTGACCATTTACGATGAATGGTATGTGATGCGCCCCATTATTGAAGAGGGGGAAGCTAAGGGCCTGGTGATGTATCACCTCGAAAGCGGACGTGTTGAGGTGGTTCGCGCCAAAGCCGTCATGTTTGCTACGGGGGGTTATGGACGGGCCTTTAATACCACCTCCAATGATTATGCTTCGACGGGGGATGGTTTGGGGATGGCCGCTGTGGCGGGCCTCCCCCTCGAAGATATGGAGTTTGTGCAATTTCACCCCACAGGCTTATATCCCGTTGGGGTCTTAATTTCCGAGGCAGTTCGCGGTGAGGGGGCCTATCTACGGAACGCCCACGGCGATCGCTTTATGGAACAATATGCCCCCAGTAAGATGGAACTGGCCCCACGGGATATTACCTCCCGGGCCATCGCCACGGAGATTCGCCAAGGGCGTGGCATTAACCCCGATGGCAGTCCTGGCGGGTCTTATGTCCATCTGGATTTGCGCCACATGGGACGGGAGAAGATTATGAGTCGGGTTCCTTTCTGTTGGGAAGAAGCCCATCGCCTGGTTGGGGTGGATGCGGTGAATGACCCCATGCCCGTTCGTCCCACGGCCCATTATTCTATGGGCGGCATCCCCACCAACACTCGCGGCCAGGTGCGCCTGGGGCCTGAAGGCTTCGTGAGCGGCTTCTATGCGGCGGGAGAATGTGCCTGCGTCTCTGTCCATGGGGGGAACCGTTTGGGCAGTAATTCCCTGCTCGAATGCGTCGTTTATGGCAAGCTTACGGGGGCAGCGATCGCCGAGGATGTCCAGTCTCGCAAATTGCCGGAGTTAGAGGAACAGCCCTATATTGAAGAGGCTCAACGGCGCTTACAGGAGTTGTGCGATCGCCAAGGGGAGTATCGCATCAACCAGGTCCGTCAACGGCTTCAGGACACCATGAGTGAGTTTTGTGGGGTGTTCCGCAGTCAGGAGTTGATGCAGCAGGGTTTAGATGAACTTGGGGCGATTGCCCAACAGGTGCAACAGATCCATCTCGACGATCGCGGAACCCTCTGGAACACCGAACTCATCGAAGCCATGGAACTCGACAACCTCCTGATTGTGGCCCAAACGATCCTCTACTCTGCCTTCAATCGCCAGGAAAGTCGCGGTGCCCATTTCCGGGAAGACTACCCCAGTCGCAATGACGGGGAGTTTCTCCACCACACCCTGGCCTATCACTCGGCCGCTGGGGTGGATATTGTCCCCATGGCGGTCAACCTCAGCCTCTTTGAACCTCAAGAACGGAAGTATTAA
- a CDS encoding alpha/beta fold hydrolase — translation MFPDFLPAAVHQLSEETSIQQAQAIQRVEVKLEEGQISTTYVQRGEGQTPLLLIHGFDSSVLEFRRLQPLLAQSRETWAVDLLGFGFTERSPQGAFSPDAIKAHLYGFWQQAIARPVVLVGASMGGAAAIDFALTYPEAVERLVLLDSAGIAKGPVIGKYLFPPFDSLAANFLRRPGVRNQISYSAYFDKSFNSADARCCAALHLDCEGWKQALIKFTKSGGFPSLTAKLPQLELPTLVIWGEEDRILGTDDAGEFKQRLPHGELVWIPCCGHVPHLERPNTTRRAIEGFLGEEGSRGKRRQ, via the coding sequence ATGTTCCCCGATTTTCTCCCGGCTGCGGTTCACCAATTGAGTGAAGAGACGTCAATTCAGCAAGCACAGGCGATTCAACGTGTCGAGGTGAAGCTGGAGGAAGGTCAGATTTCCACCACCTATGTCCAGCGCGGGGAGGGGCAGACGCCGCTGCTACTCATCCATGGTTTTGACAGTTCGGTGTTGGAATTCCGCCGCCTACAACCGTTGTTAGCCCAATCTCGGGAAACTTGGGCGGTAGATTTGTTGGGCTTTGGCTTTACGGAGCGATCGCCCCAGGGGGCGTTTTCTCCTGATGCCATCAAAGCTCATTTATATGGGTTTTGGCAACAGGCGATCGCCCGCCCGGTGGTGTTGGTGGGGGCGTCGATGGGGGGGGCGGCGGCGATTGATTTTGCGCTGACGTATCCTGAGGCGGTGGAACGATTGGTTCTCCTCGATAGTGCGGGGATTGCTAAGGGCCCGGTGATTGGCAAATACTTGTTTCCTCCTTTTGATAGTTTGGCGGCGAATTTTCTCCGTCGGCCTGGGGTGCGCAATCAGATTAGTTATTCGGCCTATTTTGATAAGTCATTCAATTCAGCAGATGCTCGGTGTTGTGCGGCGTTGCATCTCGACTGTGAGGGCTGGAAACAGGCGCTGATTAAGTTTACGAAAAGTGGTGGCTTTCCCTCGTTGACGGCTAAACTCCCACAATTGGAACTCCCCACCCTGGTGATTTGGGGTGAGGAGGATCGCATTCTGGGGACGGATGATGCGGGGGAGTTTAAACAACGACTTCCTCATGGTGAGTTAGTCTGGATTCCCTGTTGTGGCCATGTGCCTCATCTGGAACGCCCGAATACGACTCGGCGGGCGATCGAGGGGTTTTTGGGGGAAGAAGGCAGTAGGGGGAAGAGAAGGCAGTAG
- a CDS encoding PhzF family phenazine biosynthesis protein, with the protein MKLLQIDAFTDRPYGGNPAAVCLLDRAVEESWMQSVAAEMNLSETAFLHREGRGFRLRWFTPTTEVDLCGHATLAAAHALWETGFVALTTPIQFYTRSGDLRAERQQSWIELDFPAAPVVQRPPNDPMIPKLEAALGVIPLFIGESVLDYWLVDVANPEDVEDLDPDFAQLAQLPCQGVIVTSRSQGVRLNSGSQGDYDFISRFFAPRMGINEDPVTGSAHCCLGPYWGRKLKKMQLLAYQASPRGGIVRVRRDAERVILGGQAVTVLEGTLLA; encoded by the coding sequence ATGAAACTCTTACAAATTGACGCCTTCACCGATCGCCCCTATGGGGGAAATCCGGCGGCGGTCTGTCTTCTGGACCGGGCGGTGGAGGAGTCTTGGATGCAGTCCGTGGCGGCGGAGATGAATCTCTCGGAAACGGCATTTCTGCACCGAGAGGGTCGCGGCTTCCGCCTACGCTGGTTCACCCCCACCACAGAAGTCGATCTCTGTGGCCACGCCACTCTCGCTGCTGCCCACGCTCTCTGGGAAACAGGGTTCGTTGCGCTGACAACGCCGATTCAGTTTTACACCCGTAGCGGCGACTTGAGGGCCGAGCGTCAACAGTCTTGGATTGAATTGGACTTTCCGGCGGCCCCCGTGGTGCAACGTCCCCCCAACGACCCCATGATTCCTAAACTCGAAGCCGCTTTAGGGGTCATCCCCTTATTTATCGGTGAGAGTGTCTTAGACTATTGGCTCGTGGACGTGGCCAACCCTGAGGATGTCGAAGATCTCGATCCTGATTTTGCCCAACTGGCCCAACTTCCCTGTCAGGGTGTAATTGTCACCAGTCGCAGTCAGGGAGTGCGCCTTAACTCGGGAAGTCAAGGAGACTATGACTTCATCTCCCGCTTTTTTGCCCCCAGAATGGGGATTAATGAAGATCCTGTGACGGGATCGGCCCACTGTTGTTTAGGCCCCTATTGGGGACGCAAACTCAAAAAGATGCAGTTATTGGCCTATCAAGCCTCACCTCGGGGAGGGATTGTCCGGGTACGACGCGACGCAGAACGGGTGATCTTAGGAGGACAGGCGGTTACCGTCTTAGAGGGGACGCTGCTGGCCTAG